A genomic region of Christiangramia sp. OXR-203 contains the following coding sequences:
- a CDS encoding endonuclease/exonuclease/phosphatase family protein — protein MTKIFSSFLIILVSAICSAQEVSVMGYNIKYANENDGGNSWSKRKDFITNQIQFYEPQILGLQEAVKTQIEHFLAEVDGYHSIGVAREDGRDKGEYTAILYKTEDFEVEESSTFWLSETPEAVSTGWDAALPRICTYALFKTKNSGKRFWVFNTHFDHIGKVARTKSAELILKKIAKLNTNELPVILMGDLNLEPDAEGVIKILKQLQDSRKIARNTFGPEGTFNGFQFDKPINRRIDYIFVNDQISVNKYAVLTDSKNFKYPSDHFPVFIEAEF, from the coding sequence ATGACTAAAATCTTTAGTAGTTTCTTAATAATTCTCGTAAGTGCAATTTGTAGTGCACAGGAAGTAAGCGTGATGGGCTATAATATTAAATATGCCAATGAAAATGATGGCGGGAATAGCTGGTCCAAGCGAAAAGATTTTATTACTAATCAAATCCAGTTCTACGAACCTCAAATCCTGGGACTACAGGAAGCTGTAAAAACTCAGATCGAGCATTTTCTTGCTGAGGTCGATGGTTATCACTCGATTGGAGTAGCCCGGGAAGATGGCCGTGATAAAGGTGAATATACCGCGATACTTTATAAAACGGAAGATTTTGAAGTTGAAGAATCCAGTACTTTCTGGCTTTCAGAAACTCCGGAAGCAGTTTCAACTGGATGGGACGCAGCACTACCCAGAATCTGTACGTATGCTCTTTTCAAAACTAAGAACAGCGGGAAAAGATTCTGGGTGTTTAATACTCATTTTGATCACATTGGTAAGGTCGCCAGGACTAAAAGTGCTGAGTTGATCCTGAAAAAAATTGCAAAACTAAATACGAATGAACTGCCAGTAATTTTAATGGGAGATCTCAATTTAGAACCTGATGCAGAAGGAGTGATTAAAATTCTGAAACAACTTCAGGATTCCAGAAAAATTGCAAGAAATACCTTTGGACCGGAAGGAACTTTTAATGGATTCCAATTCGATAAACCAATCAATCGCCGTATAGATTATATCTTCGTGAATGACCAGATTAGTGTCAATAAGTATGCTGTATTAACAGATTCGAAGAATTTTAAATATCCTTCAGATCATTTCCCGGTATTTATAGAAGCAGAATTCTAA
- a CDS encoding mechanosensitive ion channel family protein → MVSEFLGFLPNLVAAILFGIIGYILAKFISNLINIGETFLDRMVDKTGFKDTDKLINILKKVVFILIFIPFLIQAFNALGLDAISGPANDILADFTALIGEILIAGIILAVFIWGGKYLANFL, encoded by the coding sequence ATGGTTAGCGAATTCCTAGGCTTTCTCCCAAACCTGGTAGCAGCCATACTTTTTGGAATTATTGGTTATATCCTGGCTAAATTTATCTCCAATCTAATCAATATTGGAGAAACTTTTCTGGATAGAATGGTAGATAAAACAGGTTTTAAGGATACCGATAAACTGATCAATATTCTTAAGAAGGTTGTATTTATCCTAATCTTTATTCCATTCCTCATCCAGGCATTTAATGCTTTAGGACTGGACGCGATTTCGGGTCCTGCAAATGATATTCTTGCAGACTTTACAGCACTTATAGGTGAGATCCTGATCGCTGGAATTATTCTGGCTGTGTTTATCTGGGGTGGAAAATACCTTGCTAACTTCCTGTAA
- a CDS encoding universal stress protein, protein MKKVNNILVALDLSTIDDTLIQYASFLADTLKPEKIYFVHNIKKYEISEIFQEQLKDLDLETMISDELDEKVAQHFSASTEFEVLISEDPYTESLMSYVVHKYAIDLVIVGKKKITEGSGGISEKLMKTLKCDIVSVPENSLGSMNNIWVGTDFSRESAKSFETASMLANYTGAGVSSVHVYSIPIQFTPYIEKDAMLPKIQKHSQEKFDKFLKRYLITDTTTKIFRAKDASVAERLVLESDKEQADLLIIASKGNNVFSSLLVGSVAGELFKMKRNIPVWISK, encoded by the coding sequence ATGAAGAAAGTCAACAACATTCTGGTAGCTCTGGATTTGAGCACAATAGATGACACCCTCATTCAATATGCATCTTTCCTGGCCGATACTCTAAAGCCTGAAAAGATATATTTTGTACATAATATCAAGAAATATGAAATTTCTGAAATCTTTCAGGAGCAACTGAAGGATCTGGATCTGGAGACCATGATTAGTGATGAGCTGGACGAGAAGGTTGCGCAGCATTTTTCAGCTTCAACTGAATTTGAAGTTTTAATTTCCGAAGATCCTTATACCGAAAGTTTGATGAGCTACGTAGTTCATAAATACGCCATCGATCTCGTGATTGTTGGGAAGAAAAAAATTACCGAAGGTTCAGGAGGAATTTCAGAAAAACTGATGAAAACTTTAAAATGTGACATCGTCTCAGTTCCTGAGAACTCTTTAGGCAGCATGAATAATATTTGGGTGGGAACAGATTTTTCCCGCGAGTCGGCTAAATCTTTTGAAACAGCTTCTATGCTCGCAAATTACACCGGAGCCGGAGTTTCGTCTGTTCATGTGTATTCTATTCCAATTCAGTTTACACCATATATTGAGAAGGATGCGATGTTGCCAAAGATCCAGAAGCATAGCCAGGAAAAGTTTGATAAATTCCTGAAGAGATACCTTATTACGGATACTACTACGAAGATCTTTCGCGCAAAAGATGCAAGTGTCGCAGAACGTCTGGTGCTGGAATCTGACAAGGAACAGGCAGATCTTTTGATTATTGCCAGTAAAGGGAACAATGTCTTTTCATCATTGCTTGTAGGAAGTGTCGCAGGAGAACTTTTCAAAATGAAGCGAAATATCCCAGTCTGGATCTCGAAATAG
- a CDS encoding BCCT family transporter: MAKKVTRSDEKKSIFGLEVNGPVFFTSTAIIIAIITLTLIFNKQAESFFSDLQLGVAENADWFFILSINIFLVFLIYLAASKFGNMRIGGQGAKPEFKTGSWFAMLFSAGMGIGLLFFGVGEPVMHFNSPPTEVAGTAAAAQEAMNFTFLHWGFHAWAVYALVGLSLAYFTYSRGLPLTIRSIFYPFLGDRIYGRIGDVIDIFAVLATLFGLATSLGFGVQQIASGLNHVFGLPDGITTQVIIIGIVTLIATTSVVLGVDKGVKILSEWNMRIAVVLLVLALILGPTLFIFRSFVENTGSYLYNFLEISTWSETYTNGTWQNDWTVFYWGWWIGWSPFVGMFIARISKGRTIREFILGVLLVPAIVTFFWMSAFGSVAIEQIMSGNNVLSEAVNADIATALFVFFQDYPLSMVINVVAILLIAGFFITSSDSGSLVIDSLTTGGKIDAPVGQRIFWAVTEGAVAAVLLIGGGLQALQTATIVTGLPFAIILMVMCYSLYKGLKEDLEQMEEKKSEKQMKNYEEIVSEIVQKRNVKNENKNNQ, from the coding sequence ATGGCTAAAAAAGTTACCAGAAGCGACGAAAAGAAATCAATATTTGGACTTGAAGTGAACGGTCCGGTATTTTTTACTTCTACCGCTATTATTATTGCAATTATTACGCTCACGCTTATTTTCAATAAACAAGCAGAAAGTTTTTTCAGTGATCTCCAGCTTGGAGTTGCTGAAAATGCCGACTGGTTTTTTATTCTTTCCATTAATATTTTCCTGGTGTTCCTTATTTATCTGGCAGCATCAAAGTTTGGAAATATGAGAATTGGTGGACAGGGCGCGAAACCAGAATTTAAAACCGGTTCCTGGTTTGCTATGTTATTTAGCGCAGGGATGGGAATTGGACTTCTTTTCTTTGGAGTAGGTGAACCTGTGATGCACTTTAATAGTCCGCCTACTGAAGTAGCGGGGACTGCCGCCGCAGCACAGGAAGCGATGAACTTTACGTTTTTGCACTGGGGATTCCATGCCTGGGCAGTTTATGCACTTGTAGGTTTATCGCTGGCTTATTTCACTTATTCTCGTGGATTACCACTTACCATTAGATCTATTTTCTATCCATTTCTTGGAGACAGGATCTATGGTAGAATTGGGGATGTGATCGATATTTTCGCTGTTCTCGCCACTTTATTTGGCCTGGCGACCTCGCTAGGTTTTGGAGTACAGCAGATCGCATCAGGTTTAAACCACGTATTTGGACTACCAGATGGCATTACTACTCAGGTTATAATAATAGGTATAGTTACATTAATCGCCACTACTTCCGTAGTTCTGGGCGTGGATAAAGGAGTAAAAATTCTGAGTGAATGGAATATGAGAATTGCGGTCGTTCTGTTAGTACTTGCACTTATATTAGGACCTACATTATTTATATTCAGAAGTTTTGTAGAGAACACAGGAAGCTACTTATATAACTTCCTTGAAATTTCCACGTGGAGTGAAACCTATACCAATGGAACATGGCAAAATGACTGGACCGTGTTCTACTGGGGTTGGTGGATTGGATGGTCTCCTTTCGTAGGAATGTTCATCGCCAGAATTTCTAAAGGTAGAACGATTCGCGAGTTCATTCTAGGTGTGTTACTGGTACCGGCAATTGTCACCTTCTTCTGGATGTCAGCCTTTGGAAGTGTAGCTATTGAACAGATCATGTCTGGTAATAATGTTTTAAGCGAAGCAGTGAATGCAGATATTGCTACTGCCCTATTTGTATTTTTCCAGGACTACCCATTATCCATGGTAATTAATGTAGTCGCGATTTTACTTATTGCAGGTTTCTTTATCACGTCTTCAGATTCTGGATCATTGGTGATCGATAGTTTAACCACCGGTGGAAAAATAGATGCTCCGGTAGGACAAAGAATTTTCTGGGCAGTGACTGAAGGTGCTGTGGCAGCCGTGCTTCTTATTGGAGGTGGTTTGCAGGCATTACAGACCGCAACCATTGTCACCGGGCTTCCCTTCGCCATTATTCTTATGGTCATGTGCTATTCTTTATACAAAGGACTGAAGGAAGATCTTGAGCAAATGGAAGAAAAGAAGTCCGAAAAGCAGATGAAGAATTATGAAGAGATCGTTTCTGAAATTGTACAGAAGCGTAATGTTAAGAATGAAAATAAAAACAATCAGTAA
- a CDS encoding porin, which produces MVYTKFYQSLLVALTLCFFSSGYSQEKLEVDIGGALRFNYNLSSWKEGQKDRGGDFGYDLFRLNVNGAYQGIYVDAEYRFYSEAFGGDFLKHGVVGYELNENSKIEAGLAKVPFGIERYNSNNFFLNLPYYVGLEDDYDMGITYTYENDDYEYHLGFFKNSEELRFGSNSENSSNRYSYDIVGRNKEINQVNGKFIWKPLGNKTHRVGASAKYGGIYNLDTEEIGDRYAFAIHHQYHTEDWLIKTQILTAGFNPINAPGEPRNKLLLGAYGVPYDTAAKFEIYTLGISRYIDIDTKLFKHLEIYNDFGFMDKREKGFTDSFMNVTGVLFSSGPIYCFVDYAAGYNHSWLGGNFVDDFGVGDPDAKWEARFNINIGYYF; this is translated from the coding sequence ATGGTTTACACGAAATTCTATCAGAGTTTGCTGGTAGCACTTACCTTATGTTTTTTCAGCTCAGGTTATTCACAGGAAAAACTTGAAGTTGATATTGGTGGGGCATTACGCTTTAATTACAACCTCTCTTCCTGGAAAGAAGGACAGAAAGATCGAGGCGGAGATTTTGGATATGACCTTTTCAGATTAAATGTCAATGGAGCATATCAGGGAATTTATGTGGACGCTGAATACAGATTTTATTCTGAAGCCTTCGGAGGAGATTTCCTGAAACACGGAGTCGTTGGCTATGAATTGAATGAAAATAGTAAGATAGAAGCAGGTCTTGCTAAAGTTCCTTTTGGAATCGAACGCTATAATTCCAACAACTTCTTTCTGAATCTACCATATTATGTGGGTCTGGAAGATGATTACGATATGGGAATCACCTATACCTATGAGAATGATGACTATGAGTATCATCTTGGATTCTTCAAAAATTCTGAAGAATTGCGATTTGGAAGTAATTCTGAAAATTCTTCAAACAGGTATTCTTATGACATCGTTGGTAGAAATAAAGAGATCAACCAGGTAAATGGTAAATTCATCTGGAAACCTTTAGGTAACAAAACACACCGGGTTGGTGCTTCTGCAAAATATGGTGGCATCTATAATCTGGATACCGAAGAAATTGGTGACCGGTATGCCTTTGCGATCCATCACCAGTATCATACTGAAGACTGGCTTATAAAAACGCAAATTTTAACTGCCGGATTCAATCCGATTAATGCACCCGGTGAACCAAGAAATAAGCTATTACTTGGAGCTTATGGTGTCCCTTATGATACTGCAGCCAAATTCGAGATCTACACTCTCGGGATTTCCAGATATATAGACATCGACACAAAGCTTTTTAAACACCTGGAAATTTATAATGATTTCGGCTTCATGGATAAAAGAGAAAAAGGTTTCACAGATTCCTTTATGAATGTCACAGGTGTATTATTCAGCTCCGGTCCTATTTATTGCTTTGTTGACTACGCCGCAGGTTACAATCATTCGTGGCTGGGAGGAAATTTCGTCGATGATTTTGGGGTTGGAGATCCTGATGCTAAATGGGAAGCGCGATTCAATATCAACATTGGATATTACTTCTAG
- the kdsA gene encoding 3-deoxy-8-phosphooctulonate synthase, which yields MELSKIPQIKHSDSNNFFLLAGPCAIEGEEMALRIAEKVVEITSKLEIPYIFKGSFKKANRSRIDSFTGIGDEKALKILRKVSETFEIPTVTDIHEVSDAQMAAEYVDVLQIPAFLVRQTDLVVAAAETGKVVNLKKGQFMSPESMKHAVTKVTDCNNGQVMVTDRGTMFGYQDMIVDFRGIPTMREFAPTVLDVTHSLQQPNQTSGVTGGRPDMIETIARAGVVNHVDGLFIETHFDPANAKSDGANMLDLAYLENLLSNLVSIRKTINSF from the coding sequence ATGGAACTGAGTAAAATTCCGCAGATAAAACATAGTGATTCTAACAATTTCTTTCTACTTGCAGGTCCGTGTGCGATCGAAGGAGAAGAAATGGCTTTACGAATTGCCGAAAAGGTGGTGGAGATCACTTCTAAACTGGAGATCCCTTATATATTTAAAGGTTCTTTTAAAAAGGCAAACCGGAGTCGAATAGATAGTTTTACCGGAATTGGAGATGAGAAGGCTTTGAAGATCTTACGCAAGGTTTCTGAAACTTTTGAGATCCCTACAGTTACCGATATTCACGAAGTAAGCGATGCCCAGATGGCTGCAGAATATGTGGATGTACTACAAATTCCTGCATTTCTGGTTAGACAGACAGATCTGGTAGTTGCAGCGGCAGAAACCGGCAAAGTGGTGAACTTAAAGAAAGGACAGTTTATGAGTCCGGAATCCATGAAGCATGCCGTTACCAAGGTAACCGATTGTAATAATGGGCAGGTGATGGTCACAGATCGTGGAACCATGTTCGGTTATCAGGATATGATCGTGGATTTTCGAGGAATTCCTACCATGAGAGAATTTGCTCCAACAGTTCTTGATGTTACCCATTCCTTACAACAACCAAATCAAACCAGTGGTGTAACCGGAGGCCGACCAGATATGATCGAAACGATCGCTCGTGCCGGAGTGGTGAATCATGTTGACGGACTTTTCATCGAAACTCATTTTGATCCTGCAAATGCAAAAAGCGATGGTGCGAATATGCTTGATCTGGCTTACCTGGAGAATCTTTTGAGCAATCTGGTAAGTATTCGAAAAACCATTAATTCATTCTAA
- a CDS encoding DinB family protein, translating to MKIHEFLIPQLKQETALTLKFLKRIPEDKMNWKPHDKSMSINALANHLAEIPTWISGTMDHGSMDLSGYKAPSESTVSEIIATLQQNSEEAIKALQKPDEAYQENWKMTKDGATLMEMPKFNVLQTIVMNQFPHHRAQLGVYFRLLDLPVPSTYGPSADEQ from the coding sequence ATGAAGATCCATGAATTTCTCATTCCGCAGTTAAAACAGGAAACGGCACTTACACTAAAATTTCTTAAGCGCATTCCAGAAGATAAAATGAACTGGAAACCTCATGACAAATCTATGAGCATCAATGCGCTCGCAAACCATCTAGCGGAAATCCCGACCTGGATTAGCGGTACTATGGATCATGGCAGTATGGATCTTTCAGGATATAAAGCACCTTCAGAATCTACCGTTTCAGAAATCATCGCGACCCTTCAGCAAAATTCCGAAGAAGCTATAAAAGCTTTACAGAAACCAGACGAAGCTTATCAGGAGAACTGGAAAATGACCAAGGATGGTGCGACTTTGATGGAGATGCCAAAGTTTAATGTGTTGCAAACTATCGTGATGAATCAATTCCCGCATCACAGGGCGCAACTGGGTGTTTATTTTCGACTACTAGACTTGCCGGTACCATCCACATATGGACCTTCTGCAGATGAGCAGTAA
- the typA gene encoding translational GTPase TypA, which translates to MTAIRNIAIIAHVDHGKTTLVDKIMYHCELFRDNQSTGDLILDNNDLERERGITITSKNVSVVYKDTKINIIDTPGHADFGGEVERVLNMADGVLLLVDAFEGPMPQTRFVLQKAIDLGLKPCVVVNKVDKENCTPEEVHEKVFDLMFELGAEEWQLDFPTVYGSAKNNWMSDDWRNETENIEPLLDMVMEHIPAPKVDLEGSPQMLITSLDFSSFTGRIAIGRLQRGTLKEGQQVSLVKRDGSIKKTRIKELHTFEGLGRRKIEEVQAGDICAIVGLEGFEIGDTVADLENPEGLKTIAIDEPTMSMLFTINDSPFFGKDGKFVTSRHIKERLFKELEKNLALRVQETDSADKFMVFGRGVLHLSVLIETMRREGYELQIGQPQVIIKEIDGVKCEPIEELTIDLPEDVSGKAVEMVTMRKGEMLSMESKGERMNIQFLIPSRGIIGLRNQLLTATAGEAIMAHRYKEYQPLKGGIPERQNGSLVSMEKGKAIPYSIDKLQDRGKFFVDPGEDIYEGQVIGENSRQDDMAVNITKTKKLSNVRSSGADDKAKIVPAIKFSLEEALEYIQKDEYVEVTPQHLRLRKIYLTENERKRNKIV; encoded by the coding sequence ATGACAGCTATTAGAAATATCGCGATTATCGCACACGTTGACCACGGTAAGACGACCCTGGTTGATAAAATAATGTATCACTGTGAATTGTTCCGTGATAACCAATCTACAGGTGATCTTATCCTGGATAACAATGATCTTGAAAGAGAACGTGGAATCACGATTACTTCCAAGAACGTTTCTGTTGTTTATAAAGACACGAAGATCAATATCATTGATACTCCTGGTCACGCCGATTTTGGTGGTGAGGTAGAACGTGTTTTAAACATGGCAGATGGTGTTCTTCTATTAGTAGATGCCTTTGAAGGTCCTATGCCACAGACAAGATTCGTTTTGCAAAAAGCGATCGATCTTGGTTTAAAACCTTGCGTGGTTGTAAACAAAGTGGACAAAGAAAATTGTACTCCGGAGGAAGTTCATGAGAAAGTTTTTGATCTAATGTTCGAACTTGGTGCTGAAGAGTGGCAGTTGGATTTCCCAACGGTTTACGGATCTGCCAAGAACAACTGGATGAGTGACGACTGGAGAAATGAAACTGAAAATATCGAGCCGCTGCTTGATATGGTAATGGAACATATTCCTGCACCTAAAGTAGATCTTGAAGGTTCTCCTCAAATGTTGATCACTTCTCTGGATTTCTCTTCATTTACAGGTCGTATTGCGATTGGTAGATTGCAAAGAGGAACTTTGAAAGAAGGTCAGCAGGTTTCTTTAGTGAAGCGTGATGGAAGCATTAAAAAAACAAGAATTAAAGAATTACATACTTTCGAAGGTTTAGGCCGTAGAAAGATCGAAGAAGTGCAGGCCGGTGATATTTGTGCTATCGTTGGACTGGAAGGATTTGAAATTGGTGATACTGTTGCTGATCTTGAAAATCCTGAAGGACTTAAGACGATCGCTATCGATGAGCCTACAATGAGTATGCTTTTCACAATTAATGATTCTCCTTTCTTCGGAAAAGACGGAAAGTTTGTGACTTCAAGACATATCAAGGAAAGACTTTTCAAGGAACTTGAAAAAAACCTTGCGCTTCGTGTTCAGGAAACTGATAGTGCAGATAAATTCATGGTTTTTGGTAGAGGTGTACTTCACTTATCTGTTCTTATTGAGACAATGAGACGTGAAGGTTATGAGTTGCAAATTGGTCAGCCACAGGTAATTATCAAAGAAATTGACGGAGTGAAATGTGAGCCAATTGAAGAGCTTACGATCGATCTTCCGGAAGATGTTTCTGGAAAAGCCGTGGAAATGGTAACAATGAGAAAAGGAGAGATGCTTTCTATGGAATCAAAAGGAGAGCGAATGAATATTCAATTCCTTATTCCTTCCAGAGGTATTATTGGTCTTAGAAACCAGTTGCTTACTGCTACTGCAGGTGAGGCGATCATGGCGCACAGATATAAAGAATATCAGCCGCTTAAAGGTGGAATTCCTGAAAGACAGAACGGATCTTTAGTTTCTATGGAGAAAGGAAAAGCAATTCCTTATTCTATCGATAAACTTCAGGACCGAGGTAAATTCTTCGTAGATCCAGGAGAGGATATTTACGAAGGTCAGGTAATTGGTGAGAACTCACGTCAGGATGATATGGCGGTGAATATCACTAAAACGAAAAAGCTTTCTAACGTACGATCTTCAGGAGCAGACGATAAAGCGAAGATCGTTCCTGCGATTAAGTTCTCTTTAGAAGAAGCTTTAGAATATATTCAGAAGGATGAGTATGTTGAGGTTACTCCACAGCACTTAAGACTTAGAAAGATCTACCTTACTGAAAACGAACGTAAGAGAAATAAGATCGTATAA
- a CDS encoding DMT family transporter produces the protein MDKSVLKGSILVALGACSYGMLTTFVKLAYEDGYTSHEVTFSQMALGLLGLLLINLFVRKKANAETGTSRKRSKLKLIAAGTTLGLTSFFYYLAVKYIPVSIGIVMLMQSVWMGVVLEAIMKRKRPGTKKILAVVAILAGTLLATNVFKDSFEIDWRGIGWGVLAAMSYTGTIYCSNTVSLEMHSLKRSLWMMLGGFIVVSIITLPYLIVEFNTSIFLNWGLVLALFGTILPPLLYTAGMPKIDVGLGAIISSIELPAAVLMAYFLLNEQVDLVQWLGIGLILLAVVQMNLKKSQHAKATE, from the coding sequence ATGGATAAATCTGTACTAAAAGGATCAATTCTGGTAGCGCTTGGAGCCTGTAGCTATGGGATGCTTACCACTTTCGTAAAATTAGCCTATGAAGATGGTTATACTTCTCATGAAGTTACATTTTCACAAATGGCACTTGGTCTACTGGGGCTTTTACTTATAAATCTTTTTGTACGCAAGAAGGCTAATGCTGAAACCGGAACATCCAGGAAACGCAGTAAATTGAAATTGATCGCGGCAGGGACAACATTAGGCCTAACCAGTTTTTTCTATTATCTCGCGGTAAAATATATACCGGTTTCTATCGGGATCGTGATGTTGATGCAAAGTGTGTGGATGGGTGTTGTACTGGAAGCCATCATGAAACGGAAAAGGCCAGGTACTAAAAAGATTCTTGCAGTTGTAGCGATTCTTGCAGGGACGCTACTAGCTACAAATGTTTTCAAGGATTCATTCGAGATAGACTGGAGAGGAATAGGCTGGGGAGTTCTGGCTGCGATGTCCTACACAGGAACGATCTATTGCTCTAACACAGTTTCTTTGGAAATGCATTCCCTGAAACGAAGTTTATGGATGATGCTAGGTGGTTTTATCGTAGTAAGTATCATTACGCTGCCGTACCTGATTGTTGAGTTCAATACCAGTATCTTCCTGAACTGGGGATTAGTATTAGCCTTGTTTGGAACTATCCTGCCTCCATTATTATATACCGCAGGAATGCCGAAAATTGATGTTGGCCTTGGAGCTATAATTTCTTCTATCGAATTGCCTGCTGCTGTTTTAATGGCATATTTTTTACTGAATGAGCAGGTTGATCTAGTACAATGGCTGGGAATTGGTTTGATTTTACTTGCTGTAGTTCAAATGAATTTAAAGAAGAGTCAGCACGCAAAGGCAACGGAGTAA
- the ppgK gene encoding polyphosphate--glucose phosphotransferase, protein MDILGIDIGGSSLKGAIVDMQTGSLKTAVHKIPTPKDRKPEGIVNAVSQMVSYFKHKGPVGCGFPTIVKKGICQHEGNLHPDWVEKDVDRLFESATGLEFSVINDADAAGLAEINFGAGKDLDGFVLMITIGTGLGSGAYLRGELIPNFELGQIPYKEFEKIEQWAASSIKTEEGLSYQEWGERFNTFLEYVEKILNPDTIIIGGGISNDWDKFKDHLKIAVPLIPAELRNDSGILGAALAAYLKYAR, encoded by the coding sequence ATGGATATTTTAGGAATAGATATTGGCGGTTCCAGTTTAAAAGGAGCCATTGTAGACATGCAAACCGGATCTTTGAAAACTGCTGTTCACAAAATTCCGACTCCAAAGGACCGCAAACCGGAAGGTATTGTAAATGCCGTTTCTCAAATGGTTTCTTATTTCAAACATAAAGGACCTGTAGGCTGTGGTTTTCCTACCATAGTCAAAAAAGGTATTTGTCAACACGAAGGAAATCTACACCCCGACTGGGTAGAAAAAGATGTGGATCGTTTATTTGAGAGTGCTACAGGACTTGAATTTAGTGTGATCAACGACGCGGATGCCGCCGGACTGGCTGAAATCAATTTTGGTGCAGGAAAAGATCTTGATGGATTTGTTTTAATGATTACCATAGGAACAGGCCTGGGCAGTGGTGCATACCTGCGAGGCGAACTCATTCCAAATTTTGAACTGGGGCAGATCCCTTATAAAGAATTCGAGAAAATTGAGCAGTGGGCGGCTTCTTCCATTAAGACCGAAGAAGGACTTAGCTACCAGGAATGGGGTGAAAGATTTAATACCTTTCTGGAATACGTCGAAAAGATCCTTAATCCAGACACGATTATTATTGGTGGCGGAATTTCAAATGACTGGGATAAGTTCAAAGATCACCTAAAGATCGCAGTCCCTCTGATCCCCGCTGAACTTCGAAATGATTCCGGTATTCTGGGTGCAGCACTCGCAGCATATCTGAAATACGCGAGGTAA
- a CDS encoding fasciclin domain-containing protein, whose product MRILSSFGIALLMILFISCQQDPVSDELNTADASAKASVAAQKSDESIAAIVVQFASAEEDAQFTLLLAALNYAGITSLFAESDQYTVFAPTDAAFERFLGDNSLTDFTPEQVAAILSYHVTEGRRFSNIVVPKNKPREIETLLGPSIYVNSSAGIDTNDSDMDTDASILVGAGLFDIPASNGVIHVIDEVLVPEL is encoded by the coding sequence ATGAGAATTTTATCTTCCTTCGGAATTGCCCTACTAATGATTCTTTTCATTTCCTGCCAACAGGATCCAGTTTCAGATGAACTGAACACCGCAGATGCAAGTGCAAAAGCTTCTGTTGCTGCTCAGAAAAGTGACGAAAGCATTGCCGCTATCGTAGTACAGTTTGCTTCAGCTGAAGAGGACGCACAGTTCACCCTGCTTTTAGCTGCCTTGAATTACGCTGGAATCACTTCCCTTTTCGCAGAATCTGATCAATATACAGTCTTCGCTCCTACCGATGCTGCTTTTGAGAGGTTTCTGGGAGATAATAGTTTAACAGACTTTACACCAGAACAGGTCGCTGCAATTCTTTCTTATCATGTTACTGAAGGGAGACGTTTCAGCAATATTGTGGTGCCAAAGAATAAACCAAGAGAAATTGAGACTTTGCTAGGTCCTTCAATCTATGTCAACAGCTCTGCTGGAATTGATACTAACGATAGTGATATGGATACAGACGCTTCAATTCTTGTAGGTGCTGGCTTATTCGATATTCCAGCTAGCAATGGAGTGATTCACGTGATCGATGAAGTACTGGTTCCCGAATTATAA